From one Cupriavidus basilensis genomic stretch:
- a CDS encoding LysR substrate-binding domain-containing protein produces the protein MALQHIPPIQCLVTFETVARLRSATRAADELCVTTSAVSHRIRQLESHLGVELFGRSDFTLSAHGAAYLANVRSGLAALQQMPVKNGKASSTRLRVAVTPTFSRQFLMPKLELFRNKYPDIDLILQVSIPFLDVTAEPSDLEIRYGAGGYADVDHRVVLSEEVAPACSPTYLNEFGPFEGFEMAGEIDQARLIRSPLEPWTTWFSACGLTRTEPHVGAQFNDLGLLYDAAACGFGVALVRTRMAQSWLEGGRLIRISDRSVPSQMAHYLCWEPGALERWECAAFMEWLTDSLS, from the coding sequence ATGGCCCTGCAACACATCCCGCCCATTCAATGTCTTGTCACCTTCGAGACGGTTGCAAGGCTTCGGAGCGCCACACGTGCCGCCGACGAGTTGTGTGTAACAACCAGCGCCGTGAGTCATCGAATCCGCCAGCTTGAATCTCACCTCGGTGTTGAACTCTTCGGGCGGAGTGACTTCACGCTTTCTGCACATGGTGCAGCGTACCTGGCGAATGTCCGAAGCGGCCTCGCTGCGCTACAGCAGATGCCGGTCAAAAATGGAAAAGCCTCTTCCACGCGACTGCGGGTCGCGGTGACCCCAACTTTCTCCAGGCAGTTCCTGATGCCCAAACTGGAACTGTTCCGCAACAAGTATCCGGACATCGACCTTATCTTGCAGGTCTCCATCCCATTCCTGGACGTCACAGCCGAGCCATCCGATTTGGAAATCCGGTACGGCGCGGGCGGATATGCGGACGTCGATCATCGCGTCGTTCTCTCGGAGGAGGTGGCGCCGGCTTGCAGCCCTACCTATCTCAACGAGTTCGGCCCCTTCGAAGGCTTCGAAATGGCGGGTGAAATCGACCAGGCGCGTCTGATACGTAGCCCGCTTGAGCCTTGGACGACATGGTTCTCCGCATGTGGATTGACGAGAACGGAGCCGCATGTGGGCGCTCAATTCAACGATCTAGGGCTTCTCTATGACGCAGCCGCGTGCGGGTTCGGCGTGGCACTAGTGAGGACCCGTATGGCGCAGTCATGGCTAGAGGGGGGGCGACTCATCCGCATATCGGATCGATCCGTGCCTTCACAGATGGCGCACTACTTATGCTGGGAACCTGGGGCCCTGGAGAGATGGGAGTGCGCCGCCTTTATGGAGTGGCTCACCGACTCGCTAAGTTGA
- a CDS encoding FAD-linked oxidase C-terminal domain-containing protein: MNATRDGWLAHPTDAERREARRAEVVSALEGVLPRDLILSQREDTQPFECDGLTAYRAQPLVVVLPETEEQVVAILRTCKTLGAPVVARGAGTGLSGGALPHEMGVLLSLARFNRIVRVDPVSCTAVVQCGVRNAAISEAAATYGLYYAPDPSSQIACTIGGNVAENSGGVHCLKYGLTLQNVMKVRGYTIQGEAIEFGSEALDVPGLDLLGVVVGSEGMLAVTLEVTVKLIPKPELARCIVASFDTVEAAGDAVANVIAAGIIPAGLELMDKPMTAAVEDFVHAGYDLDAAAILLCESDGTALEVEDEIVKMNAVLTASGATRLEASQDEAQRLRFWSGRKNAFPATGRMSPDYLCMDSTIPRKSLAAILRAISEMEVRYGLRCVNVFHAGDGNLHPLILFDANNPEELHQAEQFGAEILETSVTLGGTVTGEHGVGVEKLNSMCVQFSGAEREQMFALKRAFDPQSLLNPGKVIPTLHRCAEYGRMTVRRGMLPHPEIPRF, translated from the coding sequence ATGAATGCGACGCGTGACGGCTGGTTGGCACATCCTACTGACGCTGAGCGGAGGGAAGCCCGGCGTGCGGAAGTGGTTTCCGCGCTAGAAGGCGTGCTGCCTAGGGACCTTATCCTGTCGCAGCGCGAGGACACCCAGCCATTTGAATGCGATGGCCTTACGGCCTATCGGGCGCAGCCGCTCGTCGTGGTGCTTCCCGAAACAGAAGAGCAGGTTGTTGCCATTCTGCGAACGTGCAAGACGCTCGGTGCGCCCGTCGTGGCTCGGGGCGCAGGCACGGGATTGTCAGGCGGTGCGCTCCCACATGAGATGGGCGTGCTCCTTTCGCTCGCTCGTTTTAACCGGATCGTCAGGGTAGATCCTGTGAGTTGTACCGCAGTGGTCCAATGCGGTGTACGCAACGCCGCAATCAGTGAGGCAGCCGCTACGTATGGGCTGTACTACGCCCCCGATCCGTCCAGCCAGATTGCCTGCACGATCGGTGGAAACGTGGCCGAGAATTCCGGAGGCGTCCATTGCCTCAAGTACGGACTCACGTTGCAGAACGTAATGAAAGTACGGGGATACACCATTCAGGGCGAGGCGATAGAGTTTGGATCGGAAGCCCTTGATGTCCCTGGGCTCGATTTGCTCGGCGTCGTTGTAGGCAGTGAAGGGATGCTCGCAGTGACATTGGAAGTCACCGTCAAGTTAATTCCTAAGCCAGAACTTGCGCGATGCATCGTTGCAAGCTTCGACACCGTCGAAGCCGCTGGTGACGCCGTAGCCAACGTCATCGCGGCCGGCATCATCCCAGCCGGCCTGGAACTGATGGACAAGCCGATGACCGCCGCCGTAGAGGACTTCGTGCATGCTGGCTATGACCTGGACGCGGCCGCAATCCTATTGTGCGAGAGTGATGGGACGGCGTTGGAGGTCGAGGACGAGATTGTGAAGATGAATGCCGTCCTCACCGCCAGCGGGGCCACTCGTCTTGAAGCAAGTCAGGACGAGGCGCAGCGTCTTCGTTTCTGGAGCGGGCGAAAGAATGCATTTCCCGCGACGGGGCGCATGAGCCCGGATTACCTGTGCATGGATTCCACGATTCCTCGCAAGAGTCTCGCTGCGATCCTTCGAGCAATCAGCGAGATGGAGGTGCGCTATGGGCTTCGCTGCGTGAACGTGTTCCACGCCGGCGACGGGAATCTACATCCGCTGATCCTTTTCGACGCCAACAATCCCGAAGAACTGCACCAGGCGGAGCAATTCGGCGCAGAGATTCTGGAAACAAGCGTCACGCTTGGCGGGACGGTGACCGGAGAGCACGGTGTGGGCGTGGAGAAGCTGAACTCAATGTGCGTTCAGTTCTCAGGCGCAGAGCGAGAACAAATGTTTGCGCTGAAACGTGCATTCGATCCGCAATCGCTCTTGAATCCTGGGAAGGTAATTCCGACGCTGCATCGATGTGCCGAATATGGTCGCATGACTGTTCGGCGTGGGATGCTGCCGCATCCAGAAATCCCGAGGTTCTAG
- the glcE gene encoding glycolate oxidase subunit GlcE produces MTTIPTEVSHLIETVLHARKTKTSLNIVGGGTKCFYGEEPSGEPCDVRRLSGICSYEPSELVVTARAGTPLEELEAVLAEHNQYLAFEPPRFAKGSTVGGAVAAGLSGPARVGVGSIRDFVLGATMINGKGELLTFGGQVMKNVAGYDVSRLLAGSMGILGVICEVSLKVLPIHSSRITLVIERDEAGALSLLNGLTRQALPVNASAWHDGKLFLRLSGAASAVTEARKRLGGTELEPDEALSWWDAVRDHRHDFFSQSDAPLWRVSVPAVSQPFLAANQLIEWGGALRWLYTDDPIEDVREMASSLGGHATLFRDPHHRSGVFTPPSDALFEIHRNLKQAFDPDGIFNVGRLYPGL; encoded by the coding sequence ATGACGACGATCCCCACGGAAGTGTCTCATCTGATTGAGACAGTCCTGCATGCAAGAAAAACGAAGACCTCTCTCAACATCGTTGGCGGCGGTACGAAATGCTTCTACGGTGAAGAGCCGTCGGGTGAACCGTGTGATGTCCGGCGCCTCAGCGGAATTTGCAGCTATGAACCGTCTGAGCTGGTTGTCACCGCTCGTGCAGGCACACCGCTAGAAGAACTTGAGGCCGTGCTGGCCGAGCACAATCAGTACCTTGCCTTTGAGCCGCCACGCTTTGCTAAAGGAAGTACTGTCGGAGGAGCGGTCGCGGCAGGTCTGAGCGGGCCAGCACGCGTCGGGGTAGGGTCCATTCGGGACTTCGTTCTCGGCGCGACCATGATTAACGGCAAAGGCGAGCTTCTGACATTCGGCGGGCAAGTGATGAAGAACGTTGCCGGTTATGACGTTTCGCGTCTCCTGGCCGGCTCAATGGGAATACTCGGTGTTATCTGTGAGGTCTCGCTGAAGGTTCTGCCCATTCATTCATCGAGGATCACCCTGGTCATCGAACGCGACGAAGCAGGGGCGTTGTCTCTCTTAAACGGGCTGACTCGGCAAGCATTGCCAGTCAATGCGAGTGCCTGGCACGACGGAAAGCTGTTCCTCCGACTGAGTGGTGCAGCCTCTGCTGTCACGGAAGCCAGAAAGCGTTTGGGCGGGACTGAGCTGGAACCAGACGAAGCGTTGTCCTGGTGGGATGCCGTCCGCGACCACCGCCACGACTTCTTTTCACAGAGCGACGCGCCTCTCTGGCGTGTTTCCGTTCCGGCAGTCTCCCAACCCTTCTTGGCCGCGAATCAGCTTATTGAATGGGGTGGTGCATTGAGATGGCTATACACCGACGATCCCATCGAGGACGTTCGGGAAATGGCGTCATCGCTTGGTGGTCACGCCACGCTGTTCAGGGATCCGCATCATAGGAGCGGCGTGTTCACGCCACCGAGCGATGCGCTCTTCGAGATTCATCGCAATCTCAAGCAAGCGTTTGATCCCGATGGCATCTTCAATGTTGGTCGGCTCTACCCCGGCCTGTAA
- the glcF gene encoding glycolate oxidase subunit GlcF, producing the protein MQTKLSHEFANTPEGAEAEEILRKCVHCGFCTATCPTYLLLGDERNGPRGRIYLMKQLLEGEEVTASTQQNLDRCLTCRNCESTCPSGVEYGKLVHIGRKLVDERIPRPPKDRAVRWLLREGLTSPLFLPAMKIGRMVRPLLPSKLANKLTPSRPAGQRPTRRHARKVLMLEGCVQPAMMPNINSATARVLDAADFQVVSVPRAGCCGAIRLHTGDHKGGLDDMRRNIDAWWPAISSGEVEAIVMNASGCGATVKDYADLLKHDAEYAEKAARVSELTRDLSELLPELLPRLRGKVKACDKPALAFHPPCTLQHGQKLRGVVEEHLGQLGFSVHRASVESHLCCGSAGTYSVLQPEISLQLRDRKIEHLSEKQPDCIVSANIGCIQHLQSGTPTPVKHWIEVLDDAIEPAVQPEEQVFI; encoded by the coding sequence ATGCAGACAAAACTAAGTCATGAGTTTGCCAACACTCCAGAAGGGGCGGAGGCCGAAGAGATTCTGCGCAAGTGCGTGCATTGCGGCTTTTGTACGGCAACGTGTCCGACTTACCTGCTTCTGGGCGATGAACGTAACGGACCCCGGGGACGCATCTACTTGATGAAGCAGTTGCTTGAGGGGGAAGAGGTCACAGCAAGCACCCAACAGAATCTAGACCGCTGCTTGACGTGCCGGAACTGTGAAAGCACCTGTCCCAGCGGTGTCGAGTACGGCAAGCTAGTTCACATTGGGCGGAAGCTAGTCGATGAGCGAATTCCTCGTCCGCCAAAAGACCGCGCGGTGCGTTGGCTGCTGCGTGAGGGGCTAACTTCGCCATTGTTCTTGCCGGCCATGAAGATTGGCCGAATGGTTCGGCCGCTACTTCCTTCCAAGCTCGCCAACAAGCTTACGCCGAGCAGACCTGCGGGTCAGCGCCCAACGCGCCGCCACGCCAGGAAAGTGCTCATGCTCGAAGGTTGTGTGCAGCCGGCGATGATGCCGAACATCAATTCTGCGACCGCGCGGGTACTCGATGCAGCCGACTTTCAGGTTGTAAGTGTTCCTCGAGCCGGTTGCTGTGGCGCGATCCGGCTGCACACCGGAGATCACAAGGGCGGCCTCGATGATATGCGCAGAAACATCGACGCCTGGTGGCCGGCGATTTCCAGCGGTGAAGTCGAGGCAATTGTCATGAACGCGTCCGGCTGCGGCGCGACCGTGAAGGACTACGCCGACTTGCTAAAGCATGACGCGGAGTACGCCGAGAAGGCAGCTCGGGTTAGCGAGTTGACCCGCGACCTGAGCGAATTGCTTCCTGAACTTCTGCCAAGACTGCGCGGCAAAGTCAAAGCGTGCGACAAGCCGGCCTTGGCGTTCCATCCGCCGTGCACGCTGCAACACGGCCAGAAGCTGCGGGGAGTGGTGGAGGAGCATCTGGGACAGTTGGGCTTTTCCGTTCATCGTGCCAGCGTGGAGAGTCACCTTTGTTGCGGCTCAGCCGGCACCTACTCCGTTCTGCAGCCCGAAATTTCACTCCAGCTCAGAGACCGCAAGATCGAGCATCTGAGCGAGAAGCAACCTGACTGCATCGTGTCCGCGAACATCGGTTGCATCCAGCATTTGCAAAGTGGAACGCCCACGCCAGTAAAGCACTGGATCGAGGTACTGGATGATGCAATCGAGCCGGCAGTCCAACCAGAGGAACAAGTATTTATCTAG
- a CDS encoding gamma carbonic anhydrase family protein — MAIYRIGEKEPTIHPSSYVSEHAVIIGDVEIAEDVSIWPGAVIRGDNEKITIRRGVNVQEGAVLHTDPGFPVEVGEMVSIGHQAMLHGCKVGARSLVGIQAVILNGSELGQQCLVGAGSLIGERKNFPAGSLVMGTPAKQVRELTEEVKAAIEKNADDYINKAKTYKKDLVKLS, encoded by the coding sequence GTGGCGATCTATCGAATTGGAGAGAAAGAACCGACAATTCATCCGAGCTCGTATGTATCCGAGCATGCGGTAATCATCGGCGACGTGGAAATCGCCGAAGACGTGTCCATCTGGCCCGGCGCTGTGATCCGCGGCGACAATGAAAAGATCACGATTAGGCGAGGCGTGAACGTCCAGGAGGGGGCTGTGTTGCACACCGATCCTGGCTTTCCCGTCGAGGTAGGCGAGATGGTCTCCATTGGACACCAGGCGATGCTTCACGGTTGCAAGGTCGGAGCACGTAGTCTGGTCGGCATTCAGGCTGTGATCCTGAATGGATCCGAACTCGGACAACAATGCCTCGTGGGGGCCGGATCCTTGATCGGCGAGCGCAAGAACTTCCCGGCAGGAAGCTTGGTCATGGGCACACCTGCAAAGCAGGTACGTGAACTAACGGAGGAAGTCAAAGCTGCGATCGAGAAGAACGCTGACGACTACATTAACAAGGCGAAGACGTACAAGAAGGACCTGGTCAAGCTGAGTTAG
- a CDS encoding MarR family transcriptional regulator, translating to MRAAHVPPAQSAVLSALLVRGPMRVSDLARNEGVRLPTMTQIVGRMVDAELIARSAPVGSYNNMIQITDEGRAVAGKLAAQRTAALGKRMEGLTPEELQTVIAMFPIIDKMFKREPWLDHE from the coding sequence ATGAGAGCGGCGCACGTGCCCCCCGCGCAGAGCGCTGTTCTTAGTGCATTGCTCGTAAGAGGGCCGATGCGAGTTAGCGATCTGGCCAGGAATGAAGGCGTCAGATTGCCTACGATGACGCAGATTGTCGGGCGGATGGTCGACGCCGAGTTAATCGCGCGCTCCGCACCCGTCGGCTCGTACAACAACATGATTCAGATTACTGATGAAGGCCGGGCTGTGGCCGGCAAATTGGCCGCACAGCGGACGGCGGCACTGGGCAAGCGCATGGAGGGATTGACGCCCGAGGAGTTGCAGACGGTGATCGCGATGTTCCCCATCATCGATAAGATGTTCAAAAGAGAACCGTGGCTGGACCACGAGTAA
- a CDS encoding NAD-dependent succinate-semialdehyde dehydrogenase, which produces MYPELSLYINGEFLGIEGRRHQDVVNPATEEVVGRLPLATREDLDTAVEAAHRAFLTWRDSSPLERSAILRKVAELARQRAPEIGRNMTIDQGKPLHEAVGEVTVCAEHADWHAEEARRIYGRVIPSRNPNVRQLVLRQPVGVCAAFTPWNFPFNQAIRKISAALGAGCTIILKGPEETPSAVLAIAQLFHDAGLPPGCLNIVFGVPAEVSAHLIASPLVQKISFTGSTAVGKQLAALAGFHMKRITMELGGHSPAIVFDDADVDTAAEMLANYKLRNAGQVCVSPSRFFVQRGAYDRFLRRFTDVIGAVRVGNGIDSSTQMGPLANQRRVAAMEGLIADSKARGGKVVVGGTRCSDTGHFFAPSVVIDISDDSMLMTCEPFGPVAPVVAFDDLDEVLARANKLTYGLSSYVFTESAKTAHAVSTRLEAGMVNINHFGSALAETPFGGIKDSGIGSEGGTETFDGYLVTKFVTQV; this is translated from the coding sequence GTGTATCCAGAATTATCCCTTTACATCAATGGCGAATTTCTCGGCATTGAAGGCCGGCGACACCAGGACGTAGTCAACCCTGCGACGGAGGAGGTCGTTGGGCGACTGCCGCTCGCCACCCGCGAGGACCTCGACACCGCCGTCGAGGCGGCTCATCGAGCTTTCCTGACGTGGCGCGACTCATCGCCTTTGGAACGCAGTGCAATCTTGCGTAAAGTTGCGGAGCTCGCCCGTCAAAGGGCGCCGGAAATCGGCCGCAACATGACCATTGACCAGGGGAAGCCTCTGCACGAAGCCGTGGGCGAAGTAACGGTTTGTGCAGAGCATGCGGACTGGCATGCAGAAGAGGCTCGGCGGATCTACGGCCGCGTGATCCCCAGCCGCAACCCTAACGTCCGCCAGCTCGTGCTACGTCAGCCGGTCGGAGTCTGCGCAGCCTTCACCCCTTGGAATTTTCCCTTCAATCAGGCGATCCGGAAAATCTCTGCCGCGCTTGGCGCAGGCTGTACGATCATTCTGAAGGGACCAGAAGAGACGCCGAGTGCCGTGCTGGCGATCGCTCAACTGTTCCATGATGCGGGCCTTCCTCCTGGTTGCTTAAACATTGTATTTGGCGTCCCGGCGGAGGTGTCAGCACACCTCATTGCATCTCCGCTGGTCCAGAAGATCTCCTTTACGGGGTCCACTGCTGTTGGCAAACAACTAGCAGCTCTCGCAGGATTCCATATGAAGCGAATCACTATGGAGCTTGGTGGTCACTCCCCTGCAATCGTCTTCGACGATGCGGATGTCGATACCGCCGCCGAGATGCTTGCAAACTACAAGCTGCGAAACGCTGGTCAGGTATGCGTCTCGCCCTCCCGCTTCTTCGTCCAGCGCGGGGCTTACGATAGGTTCCTCAGGCGTTTTACGGACGTCATTGGCGCAGTGCGGGTCGGCAACGGTATAGACAGCTCGACACAGATGGGACCGCTCGCAAACCAACGCCGTGTTGCTGCAATGGAAGGGTTGATTGCCGACTCCAAAGCGCGCGGCGGAAAGGTTGTCGTGGGAGGGACCAGGTGCAGCGACACAGGACATTTCTTCGCGCCCAGCGTCGTTATAGACATTTCAGACGACTCCATGCTCATGACTTGCGAGCCATTCGGCCCTGTCGCCCCGGTTGTAGCATTCGACGATCTGGATGAGGTGCTGGCACGGGCGAACAAACTGACTTACGGCCTGTCGTCTTACGTGTTTACCGAGTCAGCGAAGACAGCGCATGCTGTCTCTACCCGCCTTGAGGCCGGCATGGTCAACATCAACCACTTTGGAAGCGCTCTCGCCGAAACACCGTTTGGAGGCATTAAAGATAGCGGTATCGGGAGTGAGGGTGGGACCGAGACGTTCGACGGCTATCTCGTCACGAAATTTGTAACTCAAGTGTAG
- a CDS encoding Bug family tripartite tricarboxylate transporter substrate binding protein: MTKPASAIRRAVLLCSLALPSILYAQQSGPLPVRLFVGYGPGGGTDVVARAVGEELAKIWNRPVIVENRPGANGAIASKAVARAEPDGSILLVMPPSTLIIDANLRPTVAVDPTKELTLVSGLAATPLVVVTPASAPYNNLADLIKAARAANGKFTYGWANLGMRVGMEEFAQKTGVKMTPVGYKSAGQSVPAIVSGEIDMLMIDMAPIAQLVKAGKVKAFAVSTPERSPMLPNVPTFKEAGIDVQLTGTIALYAPAKMPQNAIKKMQSDVATILKNGELRTRMQGTGMEVITQSPEDFEGYLKQRKKSIDAVIKVGDFKLE; encoded by the coding sequence ATGACAAAACCCGCTTCGGCTATCCGCAGAGCAGTCCTACTCTGCTCCCTGGCCCTGCCCTCCATCCTGTACGCCCAGCAATCTGGCCCGTTGCCGGTCCGGCTCTTTGTTGGCTACGGACCGGGCGGTGGCACCGACGTAGTTGCACGCGCAGTTGGCGAAGAGCTGGCAAAAATCTGGAATCGGCCCGTAATCGTCGAAAATCGGCCAGGCGCAAACGGGGCGATCGCCAGCAAGGCTGTCGCGCGAGCTGAACCGGACGGTTCGATCCTTCTGGTCATGCCCCCGTCCACGTTGATCATCGACGCAAACTTGCGCCCCACTGTTGCTGTCGATCCCACCAAGGAACTCACCCTTGTGAGCGGGCTAGCCGCAACCCCACTCGTTGTGGTGACCCCGGCTTCCGCGCCATACAACAACCTCGCTGACCTCATTAAGGCAGCTCGTGCGGCCAACGGGAAGTTCACGTACGGATGGGCCAACTTGGGCATGCGTGTCGGTATGGAGGAGTTCGCGCAAAAGACCGGGGTAAAGATGACCCCAGTCGGCTACAAGAGTGCTGGGCAAAGTGTCCCCGCTATCGTTTCAGGCGAGATCGATATGCTCATGATCGATATGGCACCGATCGCGCAACTCGTTAAGGCTGGAAAAGTGAAGGCCTTTGCCGTGTCGACGCCAGAACGCTCGCCTATGCTGCCAAACGTCCCTACATTCAAGGAAGCGGGGATTGACGTCCAGCTTACGGGAACCATCGCCCTGTATGCGCCTGCCAAGATGCCCCAGAACGCAATCAAAAAAATGCAGAGCGATGTCGCTACGATTTTGAAGAACGGCGAGCTTCGCACGCGGATGCAAGGCACTGGAATGGAAGTCATTACGCAGTCCCCGGAGGATTTCGAGGGCTACCTTAAGCAGCGCAAGAAGAGCATTGATGCAGTAATTAAGGTCGGTGATTTTAAGCTCGAATAG
- a CDS encoding NAD(P)/FAD-dependent oxidoreductase — MNSPEHIVVAGASAAGITAARALRAQGWGGRLTLIGKEGGMPYDRPPLSKRLMAGECPVEALNLVSEDGMKALNLHYLDGTSATGLDTDASSLQLSNGSTLQYDRLLIATGADARVIPNLSQAANCYSLRNLNDALAIREHLTAGKRVLVVGAGFIGTELAAIAKTSGCEVTVIDKSKVPLGARVGDIVGKRIEKLHEANGVVFHNDCELREVKWRDRTITEVRLDTGVVIACDVIVVAIGAVPSVQWCSGLNIRSGVVCNEYCEAAPNVYAAGDAAEWFHKGYGEHMRIEHRTNASEQAMAAAKNMLGSRVEYAPLPFFWSDQYQVQIHSYGRIGPQYTVEVVEGDQLKDDSCIFRYYQGDVLMGVLSWNASRKAREHIKPLKEEWTKSHAPAAVAG, encoded by the coding sequence ATGAACTCCCCCGAGCACATCGTCGTTGCCGGCGCCTCGGCCGCCGGCATCACGGCAGCACGAGCGCTGCGCGCACAGGGCTGGGGAGGGCGGCTCACGCTGATTGGAAAGGAAGGCGGCATGCCCTATGACCGCCCTCCTCTTTCAAAGCGGCTGATGGCAGGAGAATGTCCGGTAGAGGCGCTCAACCTTGTGTCCGAAGACGGCATGAAGGCGCTGAACCTGCACTACCTGGACGGGACATCGGCCACCGGCCTCGATACGGACGCCAGTTCACTGCAACTCAGCAACGGCTCCACACTTCAATATGATCGCTTGCTGATCGCCACGGGCGCGGACGCTCGAGTGATTCCCAACCTCAGCCAGGCGGCGAACTGCTACAGCCTGCGCAACTTAAACGACGCGCTGGCGATTCGGGAACATCTGACTGCCGGAAAGCGGGTACTAGTAGTCGGCGCGGGCTTCATCGGCACAGAGTTAGCGGCGATTGCAAAGACCAGCGGCTGTGAGGTGACCGTCATCGACAAGTCGAAAGTTCCTCTCGGGGCGCGAGTCGGGGATATCGTTGGGAAGCGGATCGAAAAACTCCATGAAGCCAACGGCGTGGTTTTCCACAACGACTGCGAACTCAGGGAGGTGAAATGGCGTGACCGCACCATTACCGAAGTCCGCTTGGACACTGGGGTTGTGATTGCTTGCGACGTAATTGTTGTGGCTATCGGCGCAGTTCCCAGCGTGCAGTGGTGCAGCGGATTAAACATCCGCAGCGGCGTAGTCTGCAATGAATACTGTGAAGCAGCCCCGAACGTATATGCCGCCGGCGATGCTGCAGAGTGGTTTCACAAAGGCTACGGCGAGCACATGCGTATTGAACACCGGACGAATGCAAGCGAACAGGCGATGGCCGCGGCAAAGAACATGCTCGGCTCTCGCGTTGAATACGCTCCGCTGCCGTTCTTCTGGTCGGATCAGTACCAGGTCCAAATCCACAGCTACGGACGCATCGGCCCTCAATACACCGTTGAAGTTGTCGAAGGGGATCAACTGAAAGACGACTCCTGCATCTTTCGCTACTACCAGGGAGACGTTTTGATGGGCGTTCTTAGTTGGAACGCCAGTAGAAAAGCGCGTGAGCACATCAAGCCGTTGAAGGAGGAGTGGACGAAGAGCCACGCTCCAGCTGCGGTAGCAGGTTAA
- a CDS encoding ferredoxin, producing MKITIYPEKCCGSGQCVVNAPDLFDQKDNGIVILLNAEPSADQFESARLAAGICPALAIEIHEDQ from the coding sequence ATGAAAATCACAATCTACCCCGAAAAGTGCTGCGGTTCTGGTCAATGTGTCGTCAACGCGCCGGATCTGTTCGACCAAAAGGACAATGGCATCGTCATTCTCTTGAACGCAGAGCCGTCGGCTGACCAATTCGAATCAGCACGCCTGGCGGCTGGCATCTGCCCAGCGCTCGCCATCGAGATTCACGAGGATCAGTGA